A genome region from Arachis duranensis cultivar V14167 chromosome 6, aradu.V14167.gnm2.J7QH, whole genome shotgun sequence includes the following:
- the LOC107495563 gene encoding K(+) efflux antiporter 6 → MSPARSPSFSRQSHHHLTLLIFSVSLVLLLQPPSSLAIRPDESDRIELVANSTESNGTLSKPREGSFAEMIDRALEHEFTENDQNEVPDAGSFNNSVAEQQAVLETVARVKPKKNETKDEKSFQLHHVFNLDNDNRAEDTPMLIDRKDNVFIISNFKSKYPVLQLDLRLISDLVVAIVSATCGGVAFAFAGQPVITGYLLAGSIVGPGGFNFISEMVQVETVAQFGVIFLLFALGLEFSAAKLRVVRAVAVLGGLLQIFLFMCMCGLTVSLCGGKASEGVFVGAFLSMSSTAVVLKFLMDKNTTNALHGQVTIGTLILQDCAVGLLFALLPVLGGTSGVFQGVLSMTKLLVTLIAFLSVLSILSRTCLPWLLKLMISLSSQTNELYQLASVAFCLLVAWSSDKLGLSLELGSFAAGVMIATTDLAQHTLEQIEPIRNLFAALFLASIGMLIHVHFLWNHVDILVASVILVIVIKTIIIASVVKGFGYNNKTSVLVGMSLAQIGEFAFVLLSRASNLHLVEGKLYLLLLGTTALSLVTTPLLFKLIPAVVHLGVLLRWFSPDSSLEIGYSKVDILRSESGKQRIILMDQESHDS, encoded by the exons ATGTCCCCTGCAAGATCACCTTCATTTTCTCGCCAGAGTCACCACCATTTAACGCTCTTGATTTTCTCAGTTTCGCTCGTACTTCTACTTCAACCTCCGTCGTCACTCGCCATTCGACCCGATGAGTCGGATCGGATCGAACTGGTTGCCAACTCGACCGAGTCCAATGGTACGCTCTCGAAACCCAGGGAAGGAAGCTTCGCGGAAATGATCGATCGAGCTCTCGAGCACGAGTTCACCGAGAACGACCAGAACGAAG TGCCTGATGCGGGGAGCTTCAACAACAGTGTGGCAGAGCAACAG GCTGTACTCGAAACTGTGGCCAGGGTCAAGCCAAAGAAGAACGAGACAAAGGATGAAAA gtCATTTCAACTCCATCATGTATTTAATTTGGATAATGATAATAGAGCTGAAGATACCCCAATGTTGATAGACCGAAAG GATAATGTTTTCATAATATCTAACTTTAAATCCAAGTATCCAGTGCTCCAGCTAGATTTGCG aTTGATTTCAGACCTAGTGGTCGCTATAGTTTCGGCAACTTGTGGTGGCGTTGCATTTGCTTTTGCTGGACAACCG GTTATTACTGGATATCTTCTGGCTGGCTCCATAGTTGGACCTGGTGGCTTTAACTTCATTAGTGAAATGGTGCAG GTGGAAACAGTGGCTCAATTTGGTGTAATATTTCTTCTGTTTGCATTGGGCCTGGAGTTCTCGGCAGCTaag CTTCGTGTTGTTCGAGCAGTTGCTGTTCTAGGAGGGCTActtcaaatttttctatttatgtGCATGTGTGGGCTTACTGTATCG TTATGTGGTGGTAAAGCCTCAGAAGGAGTTTTTGTTGGTGCTTTCCTTTCTATGTCTTCAACAGCAGTG GTCTTGAAGTTTTTGATGGACAAGAACACTACTAATGCCCTTCACGGACAAGTGACTATTGGGACCCTAATTTTGCAG GATTGTGCTGTTGGATTGCTTTTTGCATTACTTCCTGTTCTGGGTGGCACGTCTGGTGTTTTCCAAGGAGTGTTATCCATGACAAAGCT GTTGGTGACTTTGATTGCATTTCTCTCTGTTCTGTCAATATTGTCTCGTACTTGCCTCCCATGGTTGCTTAAACTGATGATAAGCCTGTCATCCCAG ACAAATGAGCTCTATCAGCTGGCGTCTGTTGCCTTCTGCTTGCTTGTAGCCTGG AGTAGTGATAAGCTGGGGCTAAGTCTAGAGTTAGGCTCCTTTGCGGCTGGAGTGATGATTGCAACCACTGATCTGGCTCAACATACACTAGAGCAA ATTGAACCTATTCGCAATCTTTTTGCTGCTCTTTTCCTAGCCAGCATTGGAATGTTGATTCATGTTCATTTTCTCTGGAACCATGTTGACATTCTGGTAGCATCTGTAATTTTGGTGATTGTCATAAAAACAATCATAATTGCTTCTGTTGTCAAAGGATTTGGTTACAATAACAAGACTTCAGTACTT GTTGGAATGTCATTGGCACAGATAGGAGAATTTGCTTTTGTTCTTCTCAGCCGGGCTTCTAATCTTCATCTAGTTGAG gGTAAACTATATTTGCTGCTTCTTGGGACGACAGCTCTTAGTCTG GTAACAACTCCTTTACTTTTCAAGCTAATTCCTGCAGTAGTGCATCTCGGTGTGCTATTGAGGTGGTTCTCTCCTGACAGTTCACTGGAG ATCGGATATAGTAAGGTAGACATCCTCCGCTCAGAAAGTGGGAAGCAGCGAATAATTTTGATGGACCAAGAATCTCATGATTCTTGA